The following proteins are encoded in a genomic region of Variovorax paradoxus:
- the add gene encoding adenosine deaminase, translating into MTSPTSPPLTLESMLHAIPKVELHCHLFGTVRHETFKQLNHRAGSPLAAEEIEGFYTRGEKPVGVLRVLRALDAQLVRGPGDLYQLTREYLEDAAAHNVRYAEFFWNPTGTVHGSGIAYPTAQCAIVRAIQDAQQEFGITGRLIAAIDREASPEAAVEMVEWVKAHRCDEVIGIGIDYREVDRPPELFAQAYAEARRAGLKTTAHAGEFGMPWTNVRTAVDVLQVDRIDHGYTVVDQPDFARQCAERGVIFTVVPTNSYYLRTLPPERWALDHPIRRMPALGLRIHPNTDDPTLHKVTPTQAWLMMVRDFGFGLDDLRGFMHNGLDGAWIDDTQRREWRTQWSREFDTLRARLAQDPHPHHLP; encoded by the coding sequence ATGACCAGCCCCACCTCGCCGCCCCTCACGCTGGAATCCATGCTGCATGCGATTCCGAAGGTGGAACTGCATTGCCACCTGTTCGGCACGGTCCGCCACGAAACCTTCAAGCAGCTCAACCATCGCGCGGGTTCGCCGCTCGCGGCCGAGGAGATCGAAGGCTTCTATACGCGCGGAGAAAAACCTGTCGGCGTGCTGCGCGTGCTGCGCGCGCTCGACGCGCAGTTGGTGCGCGGCCCAGGCGACCTCTACCAGCTGACGCGCGAATACCTTGAGGACGCCGCGGCCCACAACGTGCGCTACGCCGAGTTCTTCTGGAATCCGACGGGCACCGTGCACGGCTCGGGCATTGCCTACCCAACGGCGCAATGCGCGATCGTGCGCGCCATCCAGGACGCCCAGCAGGAGTTCGGCATCACCGGCCGGCTCATCGCCGCCATCGACCGCGAGGCCAGCCCGGAGGCGGCCGTGGAAATGGTGGAGTGGGTCAAGGCGCACCGCTGCGACGAGGTGATCGGCATCGGCATCGACTACCGAGAGGTCGACCGGCCGCCCGAACTCTTCGCACAGGCGTATGCCGAAGCGCGGCGCGCGGGGCTCAAGACCACCGCGCACGCCGGCGAGTTCGGCATGCCCTGGACCAACGTGCGCACCGCGGTCGACGTGCTGCAGGTCGACCGCATCGACCACGGCTACACAGTGGTCGACCAGCCCGACTTCGCGCGCCAGTGCGCCGAGCGCGGCGTCATCTTTACCGTCGTGCCCACCAACTCCTATTACCTTCGCACACTGCCGCCCGAGCGCTGGGCGCTCGACCACCCCATTCGCCGCATGCCCGCCCTGGGCCTGCGCATCCACCCCAACACCGACGACCCGACGCTGCACAAGGTCACGCCCACGCAGGCCTGGCTGATGATGGTGCGCGACTTCGGCTTCGGACTCGACGACCTGCGCGGCTTCATGCACAACGGGCTCGACGGCGCGTGGATCGACGACACGCAACGCCGCGAGTGGCGCACGCAATGGAGCCGCGAGTTCGACACGCTGCGCGCCCGCCTTGCGCAAGACCCGCATCCACACCACCTGCCATGA
- a CDS encoding Bug family tripartite tricarboxylate transporter substrate binding protein — MNTSRRQLLAATVCSMLPAAALAQGAWPAAKPITLIVPYTAGGSVDVNARLVATRLGERLKQSVVIENVSGAGGAIGVAKAVNATPDGYTLVVGPDSAIAIGRLVNPSAFKFDPLKDLAPVGMLNTAPMVLVARPGLEAKTYADFVKLAKAKPGAYNYATSGVGTVLQLAMELLKQRSGIFVTHVPYRGGAQIATDVIGNQVDLAMLVSTSAIPHVNGNRLKALGITGSQRLAALPNVPTFNEMPGLKGYDMVSWTGIFAPAKTPPAVVARLNQELNAVLAEDQVRSKLNEQGALPGNGTPAQFGQFVEAEYARNQKIVQSANIKE, encoded by the coding sequence ATGAACACATCCCGTCGCCAGCTTCTGGCCGCAACCGTCTGCTCGATGTTGCCTGCCGCGGCGCTCGCGCAAGGCGCATGGCCCGCCGCCAAGCCGATCACGCTGATCGTTCCCTACACGGCGGGCGGCAGCGTGGACGTCAACGCCCGCCTCGTCGCCACGCGGCTGGGCGAGCGGCTGAAGCAGTCGGTGGTGATCGAGAACGTGAGCGGTGCGGGCGGTGCCATCGGCGTGGCCAAGGCCGTGAATGCGACGCCCGACGGCTACACGCTGGTGGTCGGCCCCGACAGCGCGATCGCCATCGGACGGCTGGTCAACCCCTCGGCCTTCAAGTTCGACCCGCTCAAGGACCTGGCGCCCGTCGGCATGCTCAACACCGCGCCGATGGTGCTGGTCGCACGGCCCGGCCTCGAAGCCAAGACCTACGCCGACTTCGTGAAGCTCGCGAAGGCCAAGCCGGGTGCCTACAACTACGCCACCTCGGGCGTCGGCACGGTGCTACAGCTGGCCATGGAACTGCTCAAGCAGCGCAGCGGCATCTTCGTGACCCACGTGCCCTACCGCGGCGGCGCGCAGATCGCCACCGACGTGATCGGCAACCAGGTCGACCTGGCGATGCTGGTCAGCACCAGCGCCATTCCGCATGTGAACGGCAACCGCCTGAAGGCGCTCGGCATCACCGGCAGCCAGCGCCTGGCCGCACTGCCCAACGTGCCCACCTTCAACGAGATGCCGGGCCTCAAGGGCTACGACATGGTGAGCTGGACCGGCATCTTCGCCCCCGCCAAAACCCCGCCCGCCGTCGTGGCTCGCCTCAACCAGGAACTTAACGCCGTGCTGGCCGAAGACCAGGTGCGCAGCAAACTCAACGAACAAGGCGCCCTGCCCGGCAACGGCACGCCGGCGCAATTCGGCCAGTTCGTGGAGGCCGAATACGCCCGCAATCAGAAGATCGTGCAGTCGGCCAATATCAAGGAATGA
- a CDS encoding CBS domain-containing protein has translation MKVSDILRVKGSTLFTITPDDLLAEAVNTMAEKDIGSLVVMEHGDLVGMLTFREVILALVANGGQVGGTLVRKAMDDAPVTCTLETELDEIRRIMLERHARYMPVMDKRMLMGVISFYDVAKAVVDSQNFENKMLKAYIRDWPEEQ, from the coding sequence ATGAAAGTCAGCGACATCCTTCGCGTCAAGGGCAGTACGCTCTTCACCATCACGCCTGACGACCTGCTGGCCGAAGCAGTCAATACCATGGCGGAAAAGGACATCGGCTCCCTGGTGGTCATGGAACACGGCGATCTGGTCGGCATGCTCACCTTCAGGGAAGTGATCCTGGCCCTGGTCGCCAACGGCGGCCAGGTGGGCGGCACGCTCGTGCGCAAGGCCATGGACGACGCGCCCGTGACCTGCACGCTCGAAACCGAACTCGATGAAATCCGCCGCATCATGCTGGAGCGCCACGCGCGCTACATGCCCGTGATGGACAAGCGCATGCTGATGGGCGTGATCAGCTTCTACGACGTGGCCAAGGCCGTGGTGGACAGCCAGAACTTCGAGAACAAGATGCTCAAGGCCTACATTCGCGACTGGCCTGAAGAGCAGTAA
- a CDS encoding O-acetylhomoserine aminocarboxypropyltransferase, producing MPGYSDPGFDTLALHAGAAPDPATGARAVPIHLTTSFVFESSDHAAALFNLERAGHVYSRISNPTNAVLEQRVSALEGGIGAIATASGQAALHLSIATLMGAGSHIVASTALYGGSQNLLHYTMRRFGIETTFVKPGDLDGWRAAVRPETKLLFGETVGNPGLDVLDIPAVSDIAHEAGVPLLVDSTLTSPYLIKPFDWGADLVYHSATKFLSGHGTVIGGVVVDGGSFDWERSGKFAELTQAYDGFHNMVFSEESTVGAFLLRARREGLRDFGASMSPHTAWLILQGIETLPLRMERHIDNTQKVVEFLASHPFVSRVGHPLIESHASHALAQKLLRHGARGAGAVFSFDIKGSRAQGKAFIEALKLFSHLANVGDCRSLVIHPASTTHFRMTDEALAGAGISQGTIRLSIGLEDPADLIDDLKRALKAAEKAGG from the coding sequence ATGCCCGGCTATTCCGACCCCGGATTCGACACCCTGGCGCTGCACGCCGGCGCCGCGCCCGACCCCGCCACCGGCGCGCGGGCGGTGCCGATCCATCTCACCACTTCCTTCGTTTTCGAGTCGAGCGACCATGCAGCCGCGCTCTTCAATCTCGAACGCGCGGGCCATGTCTACTCGCGCATCAGCAATCCGACCAATGCGGTGCTCGAGCAGCGCGTTTCGGCGCTCGAAGGCGGCATTGGCGCCATCGCCACCGCCAGCGGCCAGGCCGCACTGCATCTGTCGATCGCCACGCTCATGGGCGCAGGCTCCCATATCGTGGCGAGCACCGCGCTCTACGGCGGTTCGCAGAACCTGCTGCATTACACGATGCGCCGCTTCGGCATCGAAACCACCTTCGTGAAGCCCGGCGACCTGGACGGCTGGCGCGCCGCGGTCCGGCCCGAAACCAAGCTGCTGTTCGGCGAAACCGTGGGCAACCCCGGCCTCGACGTGCTCGACATTCCGGCGGTGAGCGACATCGCCCACGAAGCCGGCGTCCCGCTGTTGGTCGACTCCACGCTCACCTCGCCCTACCTGATCAAGCCCTTCGACTGGGGCGCCGACCTGGTCTATCACTCGGCCACCAAGTTTCTCTCGGGGCATGGCACCGTGATCGGCGGCGTGGTGGTCGACGGCGGCAGTTTCGACTGGGAAAGGTCGGGCAAGTTCGCCGAGCTCACCCAGGCCTACGACGGCTTCCACAACATGGTCTTCAGCGAAGAAAGCACGGTCGGCGCGTTCCTGCTGCGCGCCCGGCGCGAAGGCCTGCGCGACTTCGGTGCCTCGATGAGCCCGCACACTGCCTGGCTGATATTGCAAGGCATCGAAACGCTGCCGCTGCGCATGGAACGCCACATCGACAACACGCAGAAGGTGGTCGAGTTCCTTGCGAGCCACCCTTTCGTGTCGCGAGTCGGCCATCCGCTGATCGAATCGCATGCCAGCCATGCGCTGGCGCAGAAACTGTTGCGCCACGGCGCGCGCGGCGCCGGTGCCGTGTTCAGCTTCGACATCAAGGGCAGCCGCGCACAGGGCAAGGCCTTCATCGAAGCACTGAAGCTCTTCAGCCATCTGGCCAATGTGGGCGACTGCCGCAGCCTGGTGATCCATCCGGCCAGCACCACGCACTTCCGCATGACCGACGAGGCGCTGGCGGGTGCGGGCATTTCGCAGGGGACGATCCGGCTTTCCATCGGCCTCGAAGATCCGGCCGATCTGATCGACGACCTGAAGCGTGCGTTGAAGGCTGCGGAAAAGGCGGGGGGTTAA
- a CDS encoding alpha/beta fold hydrolase: protein MNYTVNGHATYCYTGGKTFDASKPTVVFIHGVLNDHSVWILQSRWFANHGWNVLAIDLPGHCKSEGSPPVSVEEAAQFVLALLDAAGVQKAALVGHSFGSLIALEAASRAPERVTHLALVGTAYPMVVSPALLDGALNDPQRAIAMVNTFSHSLLAPPPSSLGPGTWLYGSSRALMRRVLASNRDANVFHIGFKACNDYANGENAIEAVQCPVLFLLGDADQMTPPRATKALVAKAKQAKVITVHAGHALMSEAPDEVLFALRDFVGAPA from the coding sequence ATGAACTACACCGTCAACGGCCACGCCACCTACTGCTACACCGGCGGCAAGACCTTCGATGCAAGCAAGCCGACCGTGGTGTTCATCCACGGCGTGCTCAACGACCACAGCGTGTGGATCTTGCAAAGCCGCTGGTTCGCCAACCATGGTTGGAATGTGCTGGCAATCGACCTGCCCGGCCACTGCAAGAGCGAAGGCTCGCCGCCCGTGAGCGTGGAAGAAGCGGCGCAATTCGTGCTTGCGCTGCTCGACGCGGCCGGCGTGCAGAAGGCCGCACTGGTGGGCCACAGCTTCGGCTCGTTGATCGCCCTCGAAGCCGCTTCTCGCGCGCCCGAGCGGGTGACCCATCTGGCGCTGGTCGGCACGGCCTACCCGATGGTGGTGTCGCCCGCGCTGCTCGACGGCGCGCTCAACGATCCGCAGCGCGCCATCGCCATGGTCAACACCTTCTCGCATTCGCTGCTGGCGCCGCCGCCCTCCTCGCTCGGCCCCGGCACCTGGCTCTACGGCAGCTCGCGTGCGCTGATGCGCCGCGTGCTTGCGAGCAACCGCGACGCCAACGTGTTCCACATCGGCTTCAAGGCCTGCAACGACTACGCGAACGGCGAGAACGCCATCGAAGCCGTGCAGTGCCCCGTGCTGTTCCTGCTCGGCGATGCCGACCAGATGACGCCGCCGCGTGCCACAAAAGCGCTCGTCGCGAAGGCGAAGCAAGCCAAGGTCATCACCGTGCATGCGGGCCACGCGCTGATGAGCGAGGCGCCCGACGAAGTGCTGTTCGCGCTGCGCGACTTCGTCGGCGCGCCGGCCTGA